The DNA sequence CTGCTGCAGGCACTGGCCGGTCCGGCCCGCCGCGCACGGGCGAGCTTCGTAGGAGCCCTGCATGTCGGCGAAGTACTTCGCCTCGGCGCGGCTCGGGTAGGCGTCGAAGTTGTCGGAGTACGGCAGCGCCAGCGCGTGCTCGGCCGGGCCGGCGGCGGTGCCCTTGCCCTGGCCGGACGTCGTGGTGACGGAGTAGATCCGGCCGGGCTGCAGCGTCAGGGAGTACGCGCCGCCCTGCGGCGTGACGTCGGCCTGCCGCACCAAGGAGTCCGCACCGCCGAGGTCGGTCGACCAGACGTGCGCCGTCCCGGTGCCGAGCCCGCCGGAGACCTTGACGTTCACCGTCTGCGCGGCCGTGGCGCCGGTGGTCTCGTAGATCGTCGAGTAGTCCGTGCCCGTGGCGGATTTCAGGCTGACGTAGCTGCCGTTCGCCCGGTTGCCGCCGAGGTAGCCGCTCGCGCTGCCGGTGAGGAACTTCCAGCCGGGCTGGGTGAACTGCGTGACCTGCGCGGTGGCCCACAGGCTCTTGCCGAGCTGGTAGGACCCCGACCACGGCGACCCGGCCACCGCCAGCCCGACCGTGCTGTAGGGCAGGTTCGGGGTGATGGCGGCGAGCAGGGGCCAGTTCATGAACCCCGTCAGCTGCCCGTCGAGGTAGCCCCGGGTGATGCTGCGGATCAGCGGGACCGCGCCCGCGTTGTCGTCCTGTGAGCCGAACTCACTGGCCCACAAGGGTTTCCCGGTCGCCACGGCGTTGGCCGACGACGCGCACGACGTCGCGTCGGACAGGTAACCGCACGGGTAGTGCGAGCCGACGACGCCGACCGCGCGCCCGAACGCCGGATCGGCCAGCATGTCGTCCGCGGTGTTCCAGCCGGTGTCGTCACCGACGATCTGCACCGCGCCGTAACCGTGGGAATCCAGGGCGGCGCGCAGGTTCTTGTACCAGATCGTGTCGTGCCCGCGCTCGTTCCAGCCGCCGAGGTAGCCGATGGTCAGGCCGTGCTGCTTCGCGCAGCCGAGCCACGAGAGGTCGTAGTCGATCATGTCCTGCGACCAGAAGTTCCCGCCGCCGATCCAGCCCGGCGCGGCCCACGGCAGCGCGACCAGCTTGATCCCGGGGTTGCGGGCGACGGCCTGCTCCCCCAGCCAGAACTCGTAGCCGACGTCGCAGTTCACCTCGCCGCGCACGTGCTCGTGACTGGGTTCGGCGCCGTCGGTGGAGTTCGCGTCGCCGCCGATCTCCAGCTTCAGCAGCTGCACCGCGGCGCCGTACCCGGGCTTGAACAGGTAGTCGAGGATCTGCGCGCGCTGGGCGGGCGGGTAGTCGACGAGCAGCCGCGAGTTCCCGCCGCCGCCGCTGATCGCCCCGGCGCCGTCGAAGGTCCTCCCCTGCGCGGCGCCGTTCACCGCGATGTCGGTGGTCACCGCCGACGCCGCCGTGGCCGGGACGACCAGCGCGGCGAGGACGAGGAACGGGACGACGAGCAAGCGGGCGACCCGGGCCATGAAGTGCTCCTCCAGCCGAAGCCAGGCACCCCGCGACCGGGGCGCCGCACCTCAGGGAAGCGGCTCGGGGCAAGGAAAGTCAACGGACGGAAGTCGCGCGCGGCGAGATCAGTCCGATTCCTGTCCGGTTACCCTGGCCCGGTGACGACCATGGAACCGGCCCGCTTCACGATCCACGACGGCGCCGAAGCGGCGCTGCCGGCGGAACGCCCGGCGACGGTGGTCGCGCTGCGCCGCCGACTCCCGGGCGGCCTCGCCGCGTACCTGACCCGGGAGGACGACGGCGGCCGGCTCGACGTCATCCTGGGGCGCAGCCGCGCCGACGCGGAGGAAGCGGCCCGGACCATCGGCTCGGTGCCGGAGTGCGCGGCGTGGTTCCGCGACCTCGCGGGCTCGGGCGGGCCGCGGCACGTCGAGGTCGTCGACGCCTGGCCGGGCGAGGCGGGATGACCCGCTTCGGCATCGACGCCCTGACCGCGCTGCGCCTGGCCGAAGACCGGGTGGCGGTGGCCCCGGAACACCGGCTCGTCGCCCCGAGCGTGCTGCGGTCGCACGCGATGGCGCACCTCTACGAGAGCGTCCGCCGGGGCGAACGCACCGAGAAAGACGGCTTGGCCCTGCTGGAACGCCTGGCGGGCCTGAAGATCCGGCTGCTCGGCGACCGTGTCTCGCGCTCGACGGCGTGGCAGATCGCCGCGCGGCTCGACTGGCCCGGCATCGGGATGGCCGAGTACCTGGCCGTCGCGAAGCTGCAGGCCGACCGGTTCGTCACCCTCGACCCGGCGCTCGCCGCGGTGGCGGACGAGTTCGTCCCCACCGCGGCGATCACCGAGCTGCTTCCCCGGTGACTCAGCCGGTCGTCGAGATGTCGTCGAGCTGCTCGGCCGCCGGCCGGACCGGGTAGAGGTCGCCGCCCGGCGGCGCCGGGACCCGCGGGAGCGCGGCCCGGGCCAGGCGGTCACCGGCGTCCGCGGCGGCGTGGACGCTGTCCAGGGCCGCGTACTGGGTGAAGTTCAGGTCCGGGTAGTGCCACTGCCCGGCGCCGCCGGTGGCCGCCGGGAGCAGGAAGTCGACAGCCTTGGTGATGCCGGCGCCCTGCGGGTTCCGGTAGCCCCACAGGTCGACGCCGGCGTGGCTGCCGATCTGCGCGAGCCGGGTCAGCGCGACCAGGTTGAACGTCGAGTAGTGGAACGTGCGGGTGCGCGCCACCTCCTCCGGCTGGCTGCCGTCGGCGGCGATCCGGTGGTCGATCCGGCCCGCCTTGGCCTTCTCGAGGATGTCCTCGGTGACGCCGCTCTGCCCGGTGTAGAGCGCGATCCCGGCGGTCAGCACGTCCATGAACGTGCCGTGGTTGTTCTGGGCCGCGGCCTCGTCCTGGCCGTACTTGCTGGTGCGCAGCCAGGTCAGGAAGTCACCCGACCAGCCCTTGAACGCGCTTTCGTCGGCCTTCGACCAGCCCGGCGCGCCGGTGCTCAGGATCGCGGCGGCGTCGAGCACCTGGGTGAAGGTGTAGGAGAACTCGATGATGCCGATCCCGCGGCCGTCGTTCTTGCACGGGATGCCCTGCGCGAAGTTCAGGTTCGGGTTCATCTTCGTGGCGGCGTCGAGGAACCAGGTACGCAGGTCGAGCGCCGCGCGCCGCGCGTAGTCGGCTTTGCCGGTGTAGTACCAGGCCAGCGACAGCCGGTAGATCGAGCTGAACGCCTTGAGCCGCTCGGCCTTGTCGGACACGGCCGTGGTCTCGGGGTTGAGCACGCCGTCCCGCTGGACGTACGGGCAGCCGAGCGGGTTCGCCGCGGTCTTAGGCTGGCTGGGCCACCAGTACGGCGCGAGGCTCAGGTAGTCGTGCTTGTCGCCACTGGGCGGCACCCGCTCCTTGTCGGCGACGGTCCACGGGCCGTCCTCGACCGCGACGTCGGCCTGCTCGACGAGGTTCCCGAGCGACGTCTTGACGGTCTTGTCCCCGAGCAGCAGGGCGAGTTTGTTCAGCAGGAGCCGGTTCCCGTCGAGCACGACGGTCTTGGGCGGGCAAAGCCGTTCGATCCCGGGCAGCGAGCACAGCCCCGCCGTCGTGGCCGGGCCGGCCGACGCGACTCCGGACAGCGACCCGCCGAGGGTCGCCGTCACCACGGCCAGGACACCGAGGCGGCGAAGGTTTCCGAGTGGCAACACTGCTACTCCGTTCACGTACATGAACCAGTGACATAAGTGTGATGCTTGATTGGATACCTGAACGCCGGGCGATGCACAAGGGTCCCCGTGCCAGGGTGTGGCTCGGGTTCGCCCCAGGCTCGACACTGGAGCCATGGACGGACGACGGCAGCTCGGTGAGTTCCTGCAGACCCGGCGCGCCCGGCTGCGGCCCGAGGACGTCGGGCTGGCCGAGCACGGCGACCGGCGGCGGGTGCCGGGCCTGCGCCGGGAGGAGCTCGCGCTGCTGGCCGGCGTGAGCGCGTCGTACTACGCGCGGCTCGAGCAGGGCTACTCCCTCAACGCCTCCGCCGAGGTGCTCGACGCGATCGCCGGGGCGCTCGCGCTGGACGACACCGAACGCCGGCACCTGCACAACCTGGCCGGGCCCCGTCGCCGGGCGGGGAGCCGCCGGCCGGCGCCCGAGCGGCTCACCCCGGCGACGCGCCAGCTGATGGCCGCGCTCGGGGACGTGCCGGTCGTCGTGCTCGGCCGGCGCGGCGACGTCCTCGCCTGGACCCGGACCGGGCACGCGCTCCACGCCGGGCACCTCGGATTCGGCTCGCCGGAGGACAAGGGCGCGCGCCCCAACATGACGCGGCTGGTGTTCACCGACGCGCACACCCGCGAGCTGTACCCCGGCTGGGCAGCGAAGGCCCGCGACGTCGTCGGCAACCTGCGGCTGGCGGCCGGGCAGCACCCCGACGACCCGCTGCTGGCGTCGCTGATCGGCGAGCTGTCGATGAAGAGCCCGGAGTTCGCCGCGCTGTGGTCGGACCACCGCGTACGCGCCTGCGACGTCGGCGTCTACGAGATGCACCACGCGATCGTGGGCGCCATGACGCTCACCCAGCAGACCCTGCACACCGAGCAGGGGCAGCGGATCGTGGTCGCCACGGCGGAGCCGGATTCGGCGTCGGCGCACGCGCTGCAGCTGCTCGCCCAGGACGTCACAGCCGAGGTCGCCCCCGTCCGGCCCTGACATTTTTTCCTCGCACCGCACGGTTTTCACCCACCGCGCGTTCCTCGAACGCGCCGGAAAAACGAAGGAACCATGAAGAAGACGCTCTTGACCCTCACCCTTTTGGCGACCGTCGCCACCGCCACACCGGCCTCGGCGGCGTCGCGCGACGTGGTGCACTTCGACCTGACGGCCGGGCAGCAGCCGGAGAACGTCGCCCTGGAACCCGACGGGTCCGCCGACGTCACCTTCGCCGGCGCGCGTCAGGTCGCCCGCGTGGACCGGGCGGGCCGGACGCGGATCCTGGCGACGCTGCCCGCTCCGGCCGGCGGCGGCGGGGCTCCGGCCCTGGGTTTCCCGCTGACGACCGGCATCGTCCGGACGGCCGACGGGACCCTGTATGTGTTGTACGCGACCGGAACCGACGACCTGACGGGGCTGTGGCGGCTGCGCCCGGGCGGCACGCCCGAGCGGATCGCCGCGCTGCCCGGGACCGGCCTGCCGAACGGGCTGGCGTTCGACGGGCACCGCTTCTTCGTCACCGATTCGGTGCTCGGTACCGTGTGGACGGTCCCCTTCGTCGGCGGGACAGCGAAATCCTGGTCCACCGCGGCGGAGCTCGCCCCGAACGGCTTCCTCGGCGCGAACGGCGCCAAGCTCCACGACGGCGCCCTCTGGGTGACCAACCTCGATCGCGGCACCGTGCTCCGCATCCCGATCCTGCCGAACGGCCGGGCGGGCACCCCGCGGATCAAGGCGACGGACGTCGCGGGCATCGACGACTTCACGTTCACCGGCCGCGGCGACGAGATCCTCGCCGCGCTCGACAGCCCGAACAAGGTCGTCCGGATCAGCGCGGACGGAACGGCGTCGACGGTGCTGGACGCCGCCGACGGCCTGCAGAACCCGACGTCGATCGCGGTGCGGGGCAGTGAAGTTTACGTGCTGAGCGCGGCGTACCTGACGCGGGAGGACCCGAACCTGCTGCGGGCCACGCTACCCCGCTGCTGAGCCGCGCCGGTGTTCCCGGCCGTCGTCGAAGTACGCGTCCAGGTACTCCGACGGCGGCAGGGAACTGTCCCGCAGCAACGAAAACACCTCGGCGCCCGGCCGGAGCTCGCCGCGTTCCCGCAGCGCGTACGCCTGGGCGAACTGCAGGTAGGTGACGTCGGCCGCCGCGGCGTACTCGCGGGCTTCCCGCTCGGCCAGCCCGATGGCGGCGTCGAGACTTCCGGCCCGCCACAACGTGATCCGCTCCTCGAACGGCGTGCCGTGGGAGCCGTCCCACCGGAAAACGCAACGCACGGCGTACCACTCGTCTTCGGGTGTGGGCATCCGCGGAAACTACCACTACGCGATCGCCGCCATGGCAAGCCTGCGCGCCGCGACGTCCTTTGCCGTGCGCTCGAACGCCTTCACCTCCGCACCCACCTCCCCCGCCAGGCGAGCCAGCACCACCCGGGTCGGCGGGCAACCCCGCCACCAAGCACACAAACCCCAACCGGCTACGCGATCGCCGCCACGGCAAGCCTGCGCGCCGCAACATCCCTCGCCGTACGCTCGAACGCCTTCACCTCCGCGCCCACCTCACCCGCCAAGCGAGCCAACACCACCCAGGTCGGCGGGCAACCCGCCACAACACCAAGCACACAAACCCCAACCGGCTAAGCGATCGCCGCCATGGCAAGCCTTCGGGCCGCAACATCCCTCGCCGTACGCTCGAACGCCTTCACCTCCGCGCCCACCTCCCCCGCCAAGCGAGCCAACACCACCCGGGTCGGCGGGCAGTCCGCCACCGGCACTCCCACGACAGCGTCACCGGCCCGGCTCACCGCGCCGTGGCCGACGACCGCCAGCAGCTGGCCGACCGCTACCCGGTCCACGATCTCGTCCAGGGGCAGCTGCGGGCACTCCGTCCGGAACGCGTCTTCGCGGCGGAGGTCGGCGATCGAGACCGCCGGGCGGGCGGCGAACGGGTGCGACACCGGGACCAGGGCCACTGGCAGCTCTTCGGCGACGTCCGTGGTGACGAACCCGGCGAGGTCGTTGCTCGCGCAGAGCAGGGCGACGTCGGCGGCGCCGCCGCGGAGCGCGCCGACCTGGTCGGTGGTGAACAGCAGCTCCACCGGGTACGCGCGGGCGAACGCCTCGACCAGCTCGGCCAGCACGCCGGCGGCGGTGCCCGAGCGCACCGCGACCGTCAGCGGCGATGAGCGTCCCGCCCGCCGGGCGCGGCGGGCCGCGCGGTCCACCGCGGCGAGGGCCGATCGGCTGTCGGCCAGGAAGACGCGGCCGGCGTCGGTGAGCGACACGCGGCGGCTCGTCCGGTCGAACAACCGCACGCCCAGGCGCCGTTCCAGCCGGGCGATCGCCCGCGACAACGGCGGGGCCGCGATCCCGAGCCGCTCGGCCGCGCGGCCGAAGTGCAGCTCCTCGGCGACCGTCACGAAGTAGGCGAGCTCGCGGGTCTCCAGTCGATCCATACCTCCATTCATACCCGCAAGGTAATGATCGGCGGCCCGGACGGCATCGTTCCGCCGGTCACGGCGCGGTTGGCTGGAAGCACAGCCACCACCGACGAAAGGTCACCCCGTGTCCGACGAACGCGCGGTCCAGGAAGTCCTGGCCCGCTACGTCCGCGCCACCGACCGGCGCGACGGCGCCGCCCAAGGCGCCCTGTTCACCGACGACGCCGTCGTCCGGATCTTCCAGAAGGCCGGCCCCGACCGGTACGAGCCGGTCGGCGAGCCGCTGACCGGCGGCGCCGGTGTGCAGTACGCCGTCGAGAACTTCATGGCCCCGCACCCCGAAGGCGGGTCCAGCCACCACGTCACCGCCGATCACCTGATCACCGTCGACGGCGACACCGCCCACCTCAACGCCCAGTTCGTCGTCTTCGAGGTCCGGACCACGCCCGGACGCTCGATCCAGGCCGTCGAGTCCGGGTACTACGACACCGAACTGCGGCGCGTCGACGGCGAGTGGAAGATCGTCCGGCACCACGCGCTGGGCGACCTGCCGATGCGGGTCGTGCAGCCGTGAAAGCCGTTGTCCACCACCGGTACGGCGGCCCCGAGGTGCTGGAGATCGCCGAGCTGCCCGAGCCCGTGGTCGACCTCGACGGCGTGCTCGTGCGGGTGCGGGCCGCCGCGCTCAACCCGGCCGACCTCGGCGTCCGATCAGGAGCGCTGGCCGGGTTCCGCGCGTCCTACTTCCCGGTCGTGCCCGGCTGGGACGTCGCCGGGGTGGTCAAGCGCGCCGGCCCCGCCGCGCCCGAGTTCGGCCCCGGCGACGAGGTGATCGGCTACGTCCGCGGCGAGGTCGAACACCGCAACGGCGCCTACGCGGAGCTGGTCGCCGCCGACGTCCGGACGCTGGTCCGCAAGCCCGCCGCGGTGCCCTGGCCCGAGGCGGCGGGCCTGCCCCTGGCCGGACTGACCGCACTCCAGGCCGTCAACACGCTCGCCCCGAAGCCCGGCGAAACGCTGCTGGTGCACGCGGCCGCGGGCGGCGTCGGCTCGCTGGCCGCACAGATCGCCGTCAGCCGCGGCGTCCGGGTGCTGGGCACGGCGTCCGAAGCCAACCACGGCTACCTGCGTTCCCTGGGCGTGGAGCCGATCCGCTACGGCGAAGGTCTCGCCGAGCGCGTCCACGCCCTCGCCTCCGACGGCATCGACGCCGTCCTGGACACGGCCGGCCGCGGAACGCTGAGGGCGACTCCGGGCCTCGGCACGCGGGTCGCGTCGGTCGCCGAGTTCGACCTCCCGGGTGTGACGCCGGTGTTCGCCCGCCTCGTCCCCGCCGACCTGCGCACGGTCGCCGCCCTGGCGGAGGCGGGGACGCTCCGGGTGCGGGTGGCGCGGACGTTCCCGCTGGAGGAAGCCGCGACGGCCCAACAGATGCTGGCGGAGGGACACGCACCGGGCCGGATCGTCCTGGTCCCCTGACGTTGCTCCACCCGGGTTCTCTTCGCGGTCCGGCCTCAACCCGGGTCCAGTTCGGGCGTGGAAGCGGTGCAGGACCACGAACGAGGGAGAACCCATGATGTCGAAGGTGCGGAAAATCGCGATCGGTGCCGTCCTGGCCGCGGCCGGGCTCATCGCGGCCCCGGCCGCCCAGGCGGCGACCGTGAGCCCGGCGGCGAGCGCCGCCTGCCCGAGCGCCTATTTCTGCTTCTACTTCAACAGCGGCAACGCCGGCGCTCACGGCGACTACTTCCATTCGGACGGCAACCTCGGCGACGAGCTGTTCAACAAGGTCGGCACCACCAGCAACGGCTTGGGCGTCCAGGTGAAGAACCACGCCGCGTCGGTGACCAACAACTGGTCCTACACGGCGACGGTCTACTACAACAGCGGCTGCAACGGCAGTGTCGCGTCGCAGTCGTTCGCCCCGTACTCCTCCGGAAACTTCAACGCCACCATGAAGAACCAGAACGCGAGCTTCAGGTGGCCGGGGAGTGCCGGAGCGTCCTCCGACTGTGCGAACCGCGATCAGTTCTAGCCGCACCGGCCGGGACCGCGCCGCACCGGCGCGGTCCCGGTCGCGAACCGGAGGTCCAGCCGTGGCCACATCCAGCCGCGTCATAACCTTCGCCGCGGTGCTGGCGATCGTCGCCGGTTGCTCGGCGGCGCCCGCCGCGACGTCCGACTTCGGTGCGGACGACCTCGCCGCCGCGCTCGGGAAGGTTCCCCGTGACCTGTCGACGGTGCACGGTCTCGACCTCCCGCTCGACCGGTCGCAGCTGACGCCGGTCGAAGAGCTGGAGGTCATCAAGGCCCGCAACACCTTGATGGAACGCTGTCTCGCCGCCCGCGGGCTCTCGTTCATCTTCCCGCCCGTCGATCCGGTGCGGGACGCCGCCAAGCCGCGGCGGCACGGTCTCGTCGACGCGGCCGAGGCGGCGGCGTACGGCTACCGCGACCCGGCGGTGTTCGCCCCGCACGGCGCCGACCGGCCGCCGCCAGCACCGGACGTCGTCGCCATGATCACCGGCACGGGCGGAGGACGTGACGTCCCACCCGGCGGGTGCGCGGGCGAGGCGGACCGGACTCTCGCGCCGCCCGACGGGAAACCCGGCCAGGAACCGGTGGGTTTCGCCTTGAGCCAACGCAGTTACGACATCACCCGGACCACCCCGCCGGTCACCGCGGCCGCGGCGGCGTGGTCGCGGTGCATGGCGGAGGCCGGGTTCCGCTACTCCGACCCGCAAGCCGCGATCGAGGATCCCGCGTTCGGCGCGGGCCGCGCGTCACCGCACGAGATCGCCGTCGCCACCCGGGACGTGCGGTGCAAGGAACGAACCGGCTGGGTCCGGACGTGGGTCGCGGTCGAACGCGCCGTGCAGGAGGGGCTCGTCCCGCACCACGCCGCCGACCTGTCCCGCGAGCACCGGCACAAGGAAGGGCAACTGGCGGCGGCGCGCAGGATCACCGGGTGACGCACACCCGGGGACCGGTCCCCGGGTGGCTGGGCTAGAACGAGGCGGACCGGGCGTGGTGCCGAGGGGGGCGCACGACCTCGCGGTCATCCGGACCGGCGTCCCGTCCCGTGCCCCAGCGGAGCGGGACCGCCCGGCGCGGGACCGTCTGCCGCTCACCCGGCAGGCGGTCCCGGCGCGGGCTCCCCGGCCCGGTGAGATCACGGCTTCAGCGACGCCGTGGGCAGCCCGAGGATCTCGACGATCCGCTCGACGGAGTCACCGAGCCGCACGAAGTCGTCCCCCAGCGGCTCGACGACCAGCCGGCGGACGGTGGCGACGTGGCCAGCGGCCGACGCCTCCAGGTGCGCGCGGCCCGCGTCGGTCAGGGTCGCGACGGTGAAGCGGCGGCCCTGGCCGGTGCACACCGTGCGGGTCACCCAGCCCCGGTCCTCGAGCCGCGCGACCGCGTGCGAGATGCGTGGGAGCGACCCGTTGGCCATCTCCGCGATCTGGCTCATCCGCAGGGTTTCGCCGGGGACCGCCGACAGGCGGGCCAGGATCATGTACCCCAGCAGCGTGAGATCGGCGTCGCGCAGGAGCTGGCTCTCCAGCACCCCCGGCAGCGACATCAGCACCTTCACCAGGTTGATCCACGCCCGGTGCTGGTCGTCGTCGAGCCAGCGCACCGGCTCGGTTTCCCCGTCTCGCTCGCTCACGGCTTGACTTTAACACGCAACCCAACCTACCTTGGGTTGCACACGCAACCCAAGGAGCAGCGATGACCACCACCGCCACCACTCCCGCTTCGGCCGTCGCTCTCCGGTACGGCGCCACCGCGCTGGCCGCCGCGGCCGTCAACACCGCCCTCGGGCTCAGCGCGGCCGCACTCGACGACGGCGGCATCGGCATGGGCCTGACCCCGGCCGCCTACCTGCCCGCGACCGTCGTCGGCTTCGTCCTCGGCGTCCTGGGCTGGAACGTGCTCGCCAAGCGGGCCCCGCGGGCCCTGCGCGTCATCGTCCCCGTGGCGCTCGCGCTGACCTGGATCCCGGACGTCCTGCTGCTGAGCGCGGGCGCGACCGCCGCCAACGTCGTCGGCCTGATGCTGATGCACCTCGTCGTCGCCACGGCGGTCGTCACCGTGGGCCTGCGCCGGCTCCGGGTGACGCCGGGTCAGGGCGCTGTGTAGCGCATCGCGATCTTGTGCGGCCGGGGCCGGCCGGTCTCGCGGAAGCCGAGCCGCTCGTAGAACGCCCGGGCGCGCGTGTTGACGTCGAGGACCTCGAGCACCACGTCGCGGCCGCGCGACGCCGCTTCGGCGGCCAGGGCCCGGACGACGTGCGTGCCGATGCCGCGGCCCTGGTGGTGCGGCTCGAGCTCGATCCGGCCGAGGACGACGTCGGGGCCGGTGTCGTCGACGACCAGCGCGCCGGCGTCCCGGCCGTCGACGGTGATGATCTGCGTGCGCGCCGCGTCGAAGCTCTTCTCGTGGTAGACGCGCTGCGCCGGCTCGTCCCAGCCCCAGATCGCCTCGACGTACTCGCCGAGCGCGCTGCGGTGCAGCTGGAAGCAGAACTCGTCGTCACCCGATCGAGGCTGACGCAACCCGGCCTGCCGCGTCTTCCGGCCCATCACCGCTCCCCGAGGATCCGGCGGGCCCGGGCCAGCACCGGCTTGTCGACCATCTTCCCGTCCACAGCAGACACCGAATCGCCCGCGGTGACGACCCGGCGGGCCCAGCCGAGCTCGGCCTCGGTCGGCGCGAACGCGGCGCGCACCGGGCCGATCTGCTTCGGGTGCACGCAGAGCTTGCCCGCGAAGCCCATGCGCCGCGCGTAATGGACGTCGGCGGCGAGCCGCTCTTCGTCGTGCAGGTCCGTGGTGACGCCGTCGACCGGCGGCGCGAGCCCGGCCGCCGCCGACGCCACGACCAGCCGCGAGCGCGCGTAGGCGAACGGCTCCGGATCTTCGGGCGCGACACCCAGTTCGGCGGCCAGGTCGACGTGGCCGAACGCCAGCCGCGTCACCGATCCGACGGCGGCCAGCTCACCCGCGCGTTCGACGCCGAGCGCCGTCTCGACCAGGGCCA is a window from the Amycolatopsis sp. NBC_00355 genome containing:
- a CDS encoding HpcH/HpaI aldolase/citrate lyase family protein; amino-acid sequence: MAATTYLFVPGDRPDRFGKAVASGADVVVLDLEDAVAPADKDTARAAVSAWLGDGRARVSAVRINAAGTPWFDADAALVAAHGVPVLVPKAETPGVLAGFGEVVALVETALGVERAGELAAVGSVTRLAFGHVDLAAELGVAPEDPEPFAYARSRLVVASAAAGLAPPVDGVTTDLHDEERLAADVHYARRMGFAGKLCVHPKQIGPVRAAFAPTEAELGWARRVVTAGDSVSAVDGKMVDKPVLARARRILGER